In the Streptobacillus moniliformis DSM 12112 genome, one interval contains:
- a CDS encoding methyltransferase produces the protein MTHYLESVDLRLNCGKGALNITTDALDLVDFVKENLVNIDEIGSMLDIGAGIGTITFMLYRQRNFTDFHAVEIQKDVYDILLSNILLNNMTVSAYNMDIKEFHLPFKFKYIISNPPFYKTNSGYMPQDEVMKISKFEVCLKVSELLDVVNDLLDDRGYFFLILSIERDEELRKDKRFIIKNYKKHFRGKKVFISYLLRKDKND, from the coding sequence ATGACACATTATTTAGAAAGTGTAGATTTAAGATTAAATTGTGGTAAAGGAGCTTTAAATATTACCACTGATGCTTTAGATTTAGTAGATTTTGTTAAAGAAAATCTGGTTAATATAGATGAAATTGGAAGTATGCTTGATATAGGTGCTGGAATAGGGACTATTACATTTATGCTATATAGGCAAAGAAATTTTACAGATTTTCATGCAGTAGAAATACAAAAAGATGTATATGATATATTATTATCCAATATTTTATTAAATAATATGACGGTTAGTGCATATAATATGGATATAAAGGAGTTTCATTTACCATTTAAATTTAAATATATAATATCAAATCCACCATTTTATAAAACTAATAGTGGATATATGCCTCAAGATGAAGTTATGAAAATTTCAAAATTTGAAGTTTGTTTAAAAGTTTCAGAATTACTTGATGTTGTAAATGATTTATTAGATGATAGAGGGTACTTTTTTTTAATATTATCCATTGAAAGAGATGAGGAATTAAGAAAAGATAAGAGATTTATTATTAAAAATTATAAAAAACATTTTAGAGGTAAAAAAGTTTTCATAAGTTATCTTTTGAGAAAGGATAAAAATGATTAA
- a CDS encoding formate--tetrahydrofolate ligase, producing MTDIEIAQNSKLLPIEEIAKKIGVENDIEFYGKYKAKLNLDILERLESKANGKLILVTAVTPTPYGEGKTTVSVGLTQGFNKLGYSSIAALREPSLGPVFGLKGGATGGGYSQVLPMEDINLHFNGDFHAITSANNLIAAMIDNHLNRGNELEIDLNNIYFKRVLDMNDRSLRSITVGQGGKINGPIHDASFKITVASEIMAILCLAENIHDLKEKIGNIIIAKNIHGDFIYAKDLKAHGAATVLLKDAIKPNLVQTTENTPVIIHGGPFANIAHGCNSVLATKLALKLSDYTITEAGFAADLGAEKFFDIKCRKASITPDMVVLVATVRALKHHGNGNLEDGLENLEKHIENIKKFNLPVIVAINKFADDTDEELKIIKDFTLTKGVIAVPIEIHSKGGIGAKDLVKEIVEVLDYVEEIPSENVNSVFEYLYTLDKSIEEKIETICKEIYGAKDIEYSELALEKLKLFTEKGFDNLPICMSKTPASISDNPKLLGRPKDYVFKVTDINISAGAGFLVVMAGDILDMPGLPKVPAAEHIDIDEKGNIVGLS from the coding sequence ATGACAGATATAGAAATTGCACAAAATTCAAAATTATTACCTATTGAAGAAATCGCAAAAAAAATAGGTGTAGAAAATGATATAGAGTTTTACGGGAAATATAAGGCTAAGTTGAATTTAGACATCTTAGAAAGATTAGAATCAAAAGCCAACGGTAAATTAATATTAGTTACTGCTGTAACACCTACTCCATATGGTGAGGGAAAAACTACCGTTTCTGTTGGTTTAACACAAGGGTTTAATAAATTAGGTTATTCCTCAATTGCCGCATTAAGAGAGCCTTCTCTTGGTCCAGTATTTGGACTTAAAGGTGGAGCTACTGGTGGAGGTTATTCACAAGTCCTGCCTATGGAAGATATAAACCTACACTTTAATGGTGATTTCCATGCAATTACATCTGCAAATAATTTAATAGCAGCAATGATAGATAATCATTTAAATAGAGGAAATGAGTTGGAAATAGATTTAAATAACATATATTTTAAAAGAGTACTTGATATGAATGATAGATCTCTTAGAAGTATTACTGTAGGACAAGGTGGTAAAATTAACGGTCCTATTCATGATGCCTCTTTTAAAATAACAGTTGCTAGTGAAATTATGGCTATATTATGTCTTGCTGAAAATATACATGATTTAAAAGAAAAAATAGGGAATATAATTATAGCTAAAAACATACATGGTGATTTTATATATGCTAAAGATTTAAAGGCACATGGTGCAGCTACTGTATTGTTAAAAGATGCAATTAAACCAAATTTAGTTCAAACTACAGAAAATACACCAGTAATAATACATGGTGGACCATTTGCAAATATTGCTCATGGTTGCAATTCTGTACTTGCAACAAAACTAGCTTTAAAACTTTCAGATTATACTATAACTGAAGCTGGATTTGCTGCTGATTTAGGAGCTGAGAAATTCTTTGATATTAAATGTAGAAAAGCTTCTATAACTCCTGATATGGTTGTATTAGTTGCAACAGTAAGAGCTTTAAAACATCATGGAAATGGAAATCTTGAAGATGGATTAGAAAACTTAGAAAAACATATAGAAAATATTAAAAAATTCAATTTACCTGTAATAGTTGCTATTAATAAATTTGCTGATGATACAGATGAAGAATTAAAAATAATAAAAGATTTTACTTTAACTAAAGGTGTTATCGCAGTTCCTATAGAAATACATTCAAAAGGTGGAATAGGTGCAAAAGATCTAGTAAAAGAAATAGTTGAAGTATTAGACTATGTTGAAGAAATTCCTTCTGAAAATGTAAATTCAGTATTTGAATACCTTTATACTTTAGATAAGAGTATAGAAGAAAAAATAGAAACTATTTGTAAAGAAATCTATGGTGCAAAAGATATAGAATATTCAGAACTTGCCTTAGAAAAATTAAAATTATTTACAGAAAAAGGCTTTGATAATTTACCTATTTGTATGTCTAAAACACCTGCTTCAATATCTGATAATCCAAAATTATTAGGTAGACCAAAAGATTATGTATTTAAAGTTACAGATATAAATATATCAGCAGGTGCAGGTTTCTTAGTAGTAATGGCTGGAGATATTTTAGATATGCCTGGACTTCCTAAAGTTCCAGCTGCTGAACATATAGATATAGATGAAAAAGGTAATATAGTGGGATTATCATAA
- a CDS encoding LemA family protein: MMLWVILGVVILIFLWGVGVYNRYISFDIENQTAFSNIGTFLQKRLDLIPNLVETVKGYAKHENNTLQNVVEARSKMLKLDLNDINNLEEIRKIENELTKTLKSIMALSESYPDLKANVSFLELQKSLTDIENQIESARRYYNATVGELNSFVRKFPTVLLAGILKFRNAEYFKEDVEAKNAPKVSF; this comes from the coding sequence ATGATGTTATGGGTAATTTTAGGAGTGGTAATCCTAATATTTTTATGGGGAGTAGGAGTGTATAATAGATACATTAGTTTTGACATAGAAAATCAGACAGCTTTTAGCAATATAGGGACTTTTTTACAAAAGAGATTAGATTTAATTCCTAATTTAGTTGAAACAGTTAAAGGCTATGCTAAACATGAAAATAATACATTACAAAATGTAGTAGAAGCAAGAAGTAAAATGCTTAAACTTGATTTAAATGATATCAATAATTTAGAGGAAATAAGAAAAATAGAAAATGAATTAACAAAGACCTTAAAATCTATTATGGCTTTAAGTGAATCATATCCTGATTTAAAAGCAAATGTTAGTTTCTTAGAATTACAAAAATCATTAACTGATATTGAAAATCAAATAGAGAGTGCAAGAAGATACTATAATGCTACTGTAGGTGAATTAAATAGTTTTGTTAGAAAATTTCCAACAGTTTTACTTGCAGGAATACTTAAATTTAGAAATGCCGAATACTTTAAAGAAGATGTAGAGGCTAAGAATGCACCAAAAGTGAGCTTTTAA
- a CDS encoding PTS transporter subunit EIIC, with protein sequence MKNNFFSVLQKIGRAFMLPIAVLPMAGILLGIGGSFTNPVLINTYNLTFLAPGTPLNYLMQLFFNIGLFVFSNLPLLFAVGVAIGMANKNKETAALSAVLGFLLFHTIINTILTFKGITPDKVTFDALIATGLSETSARGTAALYARELGIFTLQTGVFGGIITGITSAIITNKFSDKKLPDYLAFFSGNRLVPVITILIFIPIATIIQFIWPTIFLLIVKAGELFAATGAIGTFFYGSTMRLLNIFGLHHAIYPLFWYTQLGGYEEVAGVMVSGGQNIFFAQLADPTIAHFSAAATKTMTGGFLPMMFGLPAAALAMYHTAKSENKSLVKGILLSAALTSFLTGITEPIEFTFLFVAPVLYVIHALLEGLSYLLMYVLNVAVGITFSRGIIDFTFFGLLQGPAKTSYQWILILGPIYSFIYYFVFKYLIIKFNFSTPGREGGENKLYTRADYNESKEDNFMIDEIVNNLGGIENIEHIDACITRLRVTVKDPKKVSDDEKWISLKAKGVIRSGNGVQLIYGTQADIYKNKIRNKYKI encoded by the coding sequence ATGAAAAATAACTTTTTTTCAGTTTTACAAAAAATAGGTAGAGCATTTATGTTGCCTATAGCTGTATTACCAATGGCAGGGATATTATTAGGTATTGGTGGATCATTTACTAATCCAGTATTAATAAACACATATAACTTAACTTTCCTTGCTCCAGGTACTCCATTAAATTATTTAATGCAACTATTCTTTAATATAGGGTTATTTGTATTTTCTAATTTACCACTTCTATTTGCTGTAGGAGTTGCAATAGGTATGGCTAATAAGAATAAAGAAACTGCTGCATTATCTGCTGTACTTGGTTTTCTATTATTCCATACTATAATAAACACTATTTTAACTTTTAAAGGTATTACTCCTGATAAAGTTACTTTTGATGCATTAATTGCTACAGGTTTATCAGAAACATCTGCAAGAGGTACTGCTGCTCTATATGCTAGAGAACTTGGTATATTCACTCTACAAACTGGTGTTTTTGGTGGTATAATAACAGGAATTACTTCTGCTATAATTACCAATAAATTTTCTGATAAAAAATTACCAGACTATTTAGCATTCTTCAGTGGAAATAGATTAGTTCCAGTTATAACTATACTAATATTCATACCTATAGCTACAATTATTCAATTTATTTGGCCAACTATTTTCCTTTTAATAGTTAAGGCTGGAGAATTATTTGCTGCTACAGGTGCAATAGGAACTTTCTTCTATGGTTCTACTATGAGATTACTAAATATTTTTGGATTACACCATGCAATTTATCCTTTATTCTGGTATACACAACTTGGAGGATATGAAGAAGTTGCAGGCGTTATGGTTTCAGGAGGACAAAATATATTCTTTGCACAACTTGCTGATCCAACTATAGCACATTTTAGTGCTGCTGCAACTAAAACTATGACAGGTGGATTCTTACCTATGATGTTTGGATTACCAGCTGCGGCTTTAGCTATGTATCACACTGCAAAAAGTGAAAATAAATCACTGGTTAAAGGTATATTATTATCAGCAGCATTAACATCATTTTTAACTGGTATTACTGAACCTATTGAATTTACCTTCCTATTTGTTGCACCCGTGCTTTATGTAATACATGCTTTACTTGAAGGTTTATCATATTTATTAATGTATGTTTTAAATGTAGCAGTTGGTATTACATTCTCTCGTGGAATTATAGATTTCACATTCTTTGGATTATTGCAAGGTCCAGCTAAAACATCTTATCAATGGATATTAATTTTAGGACCTATTTATTCTTTTATTTACTATTTTGTATTTAAATATTTAATAATTAAATTTAACTTTTCTACTCCAGGTAGAGAAGGTGGAGAAAATAAGCTATACACAAGAGCTGATTACAATGAATCAAAAGAAGATAATTTTATGATTGATGAAATAGTTAATAATCTTGGTGGTATTGAAAATATAGAACACATAGATGCTTGTATCACTAGACTTAGAGTTACAGTAAAAGATCCTAAAAAAGTTAGTGATGATGAAAAGTGGATATCATTAAAGGCTAAAGGAGTAATTAGATCTGGAAATGGTGTACAGTTAATATATGGTACTCAAGCAGATATTTATAAGAATAAGATTAGAAATAAATATAAGATATAG
- the coaE gene encoding dephospho-CoA kinase (Dephospho-CoA kinase (CoaE) performs the final step in coenzyme A biosynthesis.) yields the protein MIVGLTGSIGVGKSKIFDFIKTIMKDEAEYIDADLITAKLYNIETVKKELYSMFGTCDKSEISKIVFSDSSKLTLLNNYMHKIIIRKLKDEIENCDKKYMFLDVPLIYELNLQYLFDKIIVVYAPKNIQIERIMKRNNLTYEEAISRIEKQIDIEIKKEKADYIIDNSSDIEVGYVNTLDVLMKLRKEETYGNKEC from the coding sequence ATGATAGTAGGATTAACAGGTTCTATAGGAGTAGGGAAAAGTAAGATATTTGATTTCATTAAAACTATTATGAAAGATGAGGCTGAATATATAGATGCAGATTTAATAACTGCTAAGCTATATAACATTGAAACTGTTAAAAAAGAACTTTACTCTATGTTTGGAACATGTGATAAAAGTGAAATATCTAAAATAGTATTTTCAGATTCATCAAAACTTACTCTTCTTAATAATTATATGCATAAAATAATTATTAGAAAGTTAAAAGATGAAATTGAAAATTGTGATAAAAAATATATGTTTTTAGATGTTCCTTTAATATATGAATTAAATCTTCAGTATCTATTTGATAAAATAATAGTAGTATATGCTCCTAAAAATATACAAATTGAAAGAATAATGAAAAGAAATAATTTGACATATGAAGAAGCTATTTCTCGTATAGAAAAACAAATAGATATAGAAATAAAGAAAGAAAAAGCAGATTACATTATAGATAATTCTTCAGACATAGAAGTAGGTTATGTAAATACTTTAGATGTTTTGATGAAATTAAGAAAAGAGGAAACATATGGAAATAAAGAGTGCTGA
- a CDS encoding IS91 family transposase, which yields MYNSNKIKSIFSKYILTNSINSIKPYFDKKHIEHINHSIHNFLNCGNLSKGFISYRCSSCNFQHKMKLTCKSRLCPSCGYNYSVNWTNSILKQFINIPHRHVLFTVPKEFRKFIAYDRSILSKMSKAINNIFKYQFHNIKDKVKRKIYIPKSNPNYFTNSDIINYGLITVIHTFGRDLKFNPHIHAIISLGGFNKKFQYKELKYFHVPSIANQWKFSLCKLISNANYPNDIIKIQAKKAVSNVYDNDVRFFFNVAGNDINNPKYIIKYLGRYLSRVPIAEYKIVNIDFNKNSLTFKFEDLSNNKEVTYSTLSFKDFVAKVLFHLPLKYFKMINRYGFYARRISSKVKMSLFYLKAQVNKKSLSLFRKNFKELWDFDPFMCPHCNIYLKRYELFIDNGLSPPIHKFYN from the coding sequence ATGTATAATTCTAATAAAATTAAATCTATCTTCTCCAAATATATTTTAACAAATTCTATTAATTCTATCAAGCCATATTTTGATAAAAAACATATTGAACATATCAACCATTCCATTCATAATTTTCTTAACTGTGGTAATCTCTCTAAAGGCTTTATCTCTTATCGTTGTTCCTCTTGTAATTTTCAACATAAAATGAAACTTACTTGTAAATCTAGACTTTGTCCATCTTGTGGTTATAACTATTCTGTTAATTGGACTAATTCTATCTTAAAACAATTTATTAACATCCCTCATAGGCATGTCCTTTTTACTGTCCCTAAAGAATTTAGAAAATTTATTGCTTATGATAGATCTATTCTTTCTAAAATGTCTAAAGCTATTAATAATATTTTTAAATATCAATTCCATAATATCAAAGATAAAGTTAAAAGAAAAATATATATCCCTAAATCTAATCCTAATTACTTTACTAATTCTGATATTATTAACTACGGACTTATTACTGTTATTCATACTTTTGGTAGAGACCTTAAGTTTAATCCTCATATTCATGCCATCATCTCTCTTGGAGGTTTTAATAAAAAATTTCAATATAAAGAACTTAAATACTTTCATGTCCCCTCTATTGCTAATCAATGGAAGTTTTCTCTTTGTAAATTAATTAGTAATGCTAATTATCCTAATGATATTATTAAAATACAAGCTAAAAAAGCTGTATCTAATGTTTATGATAATGATGTTAGGTTCTTTTTTAATGTAGCTGGTAATGATATTAATAATCCTAAATACATTATTAAATATCTTGGTAGATATTTATCAAGAGTTCCTATTGCTGAATATAAGATTGTTAATATTGATTTTAATAAAAATTCTCTTACATTTAAATTTGAAGATTTAAGTAATAATAAAGAAGTTACTTATTCTACTTTATCTTTTAAAGATTTTGTTGCTAAAGTGCTTTTTCATCTACCTTTAAAGTATTTTAAAATGATTAATAGATATGGTTTCTATGCTAGAAGAATTTCTTCTAAAGTTAAAATGTCTCTATTTTATCTTAAAGCTCAGGTTAATAAAAAGTCTCTTTCTTTATTTAGGAAAAACTTTAAAGAACTTTGGGACTTTGACCCTTTTATGTGTCCTCATTGTAATATTTATCTTAAACGTTATGAACTATTTATTGATAATGGTCTTTCTCCTCCTATTCATAAGTTCTATAATTAA
- a CDS encoding ribonuclease H family protein, whose amino-acid sequence MVYAYYIEEEKKSGLVKTWSECQSLTKGKNARFKKFDNENEAKSWLEAGALYTPKSKSTSKLHKDAIYFDSGTGRNTIVEVKVSDVYGDSLLPFIMPHEKINSYGNYFLNNNRTNNFGELTGLFIALKYALKYDVKKICGDSKLIIDFWSLGRYKEENIDIDTIKLIEKVVELRKEFENIGGEILYVSGDINPADLGFHK is encoded by the coding sequence ATGGTTTATGCATATTATATAGAAGAAGAAAAAAAATCTGGTTTAGTAAAGACATGGAGTGAATGTCAAAGTTTAACAAAAGGTAAAAATGCTAGATTTAAAAAGTTTGACAATGAAAATGAAGCTAAAAGCTGGCTTGAAGCTGGTGCTTTATACACTCCCAAATCAAAATCAACATCTAAGTTACATAAGGATGCTATATACTTTGACTCTGGTACTGGTAGAAATACTATAGTTGAAGTAAAAGTATCTGATGTTTATGGTGATTCACTTCTACCTTTCATAATGCCACATGAAAAAATAAATTCATATGGAAATTACTTTTTAAACAATAACAGAACAAATAATTTCGGAGAATTAACAGGACTATTCATTGCATTAAAATATGCACTAAAATATGATGTAAAAAAAATCTGTGGTGATTCAAAATTAATTATAGATTTTTGGTCATTAGGAAGGTATAAAGAAGAAAATATTGATATAGATACGATAAAATTAATTGAGAAAGTAGTTGAATTGAGAAAAGAATTTGAAAATATTGGTGGAGAAATATTATATGTTTCTGGCGATATTAATCCAGCTGATCTTGGATTCCACAAATAA
- a CDS encoding JAB domain-containing protein, whose protein sequence is MRDFELLLNLIELVENRKIAKLQASEIIKKYGGISNILREDFKVIENMNILSKKTMKILENVSLIYNHILFNECFGEEKKISCFEDLVKYLKFQYVDMEREVFKVLYFNTKNVLIKDENIFYGTIDKSVVYVREIVKNILKYNAKSIIIVHNHPSGNLEPSNDDRCLTKKIIDVLKLIDVRLSDHIIISNKGYYSFLENGQI, encoded by the coding sequence GTGAGAGATTTTGAGTTACTTTTAAATTTAATAGAGCTAGTGGAAAATAGAAAAATAGCAAAATTACAAGCTAGTGAAATTATTAAAAAATATGGAGGAATTTCTAATATCTTAAGAGAAGATTTTAAGGTAATTGAAAATATGAATATTTTATCTAAAAAAACTATGAAAATTCTTGAAAATGTTAGTCTAATATACAATCATATATTATTTAATGAATGTTTTGGAGAAGAAAAAAAGATTAGTTGTTTTGAAGATTTAGTAAAATATCTAAAATTTCAATATGTAGATATGGAAAGAGAAGTATTTAAAGTGCTGTATTTTAATACTAAAAATGTTTTAATTAAAGATGAAAATATTTTTTATGGAACTATAGATAAAAGTGTAGTATATGTTAGAGAAATAGTTAAAAATATATTGAAGTATAATGCAAAGTCAATTATTATCGTACATAATCATCCTAGTGGGAACTTAGAACCATCTAATGATGATAGATGTTTAACAAAAAAGATAATTGATGTTTTAAAATTAATAGATGTAAGATTATCTGATCACATTATTATCTCTAATAAGGGATATTATAGTTTTTTAGAAAATGGTCAGATTTAA
- a CDS encoding cupin domain-containing protein, whose translation MINEYGELVEVLMDDKIKVERITSNSNVTDFMISDLDEYVYILEGCSKLLVGEKEIFLKKDTGFFIPKNTEHKVTYTSSDCKWLCIFLKE comes from the coding sequence ATGATTAATGAATATGGTGAATTAGTAGAAGTATTAATGGATGATAAGATTAAAGTTGAAAGAATAACTTCTAACTCTAATGTAACAGATTTTATGATTTCTGATTTAGATGAATATGTATATATTCTTGAAGGATGTTCTAAATTACTGGTTGGAGAAAAAGAAATATTTTTAAAGAAAGATACAGGATTTTTTATACCAAAAAATACAGAACATAAGGTTACATATACTAGTAGTGATTGTAAATGGTTATGTATTTTTTTAAAGGAGTAG
- the ricT gene encoding PSP1 family protein has product MNIVNIRFRKTKKVYPFYIENVGEYKKGDYVIVETIRGDQIGIVLGENRLNNVNFDSDEDDLKIRKVKRKLNDEEIKELDALDEKARQAYFICKEIVKRILPEMNLVIGEYMFGGEKLIFYFTAEGRLDFRDLVKEVNKAFNRRVEFYQIKYNDEGRILNAFGKYGREIYW; this is encoded by the coding sequence ATGAATATTGTTAATATTAGATTTAGAAAAACAAAAAAAGTTTACCCTTTTTATATTGAAAATGTTGGTGAATATAAGAAGGGGGATTATGTAATAGTTGAAACTATTAGAGGAGATCAAATAGGTATAGTATTAGGTGAAAATAGACTAAATAATGTTAATTTTGATTCAGATGAAGATGATTTGAAGATAAGAAAAGTTAAGAGAAAATTAAACGATGAAGAAATTAAAGAATTAGATGCTTTAGATGAAAAAGCTAGACAAGCCTATTTTATTTGTAAAGAAATAGTTAAAAGGATATTACCTGAAATGAATTTAGTTATAGGTGAATACATGTTTGGTGGTGAAAAATTAATATTTTATTTCACTGCTGAAGGAAGATTAGATTTTAGAGATCTAGTTAAAGAAGTAAATAAAGCATTTAATAGAAGAGTAGAATTTTATCAAATAAAGTATAATGATGAGGGTAGAATCCTTAATGCATTTGGGAAATACGGTCGTGAAATATACTGGTGA
- the yihA gene encoding ribosome biogenesis GTP-binding protein YihA/YsxC, producing MEIKSAEYSKSCIKLSDYPEKMNNTEIAFVGRSNVGKSSLINTIVKRNNLARTSKTPGRTQLVNFFLVNKDRYFVDLPGYGFAKVPANIKKNWGNIISEYLNSERKKVVFVLLDIRRVPSGEDIEMLEYLEHYNIEYYIIFTKCDKLSNNEKFRQLKEIKKKLEFSNEDVFFHSSLKNIGTAEILDFIDKL from the coding sequence ATGGAAATAAAGAGTGCTGAATATTCAAAAAGTTGTATTAAACTTTCAGATTACCCTGAAAAAATGAATAATACAGAGATTGCATTTGTAGGAAGATCTAATGTAGGTAAATCATCTTTAATAAATACTATAGTAAAAAGAAATAATTTAGCTAGAACAAGTAAAACACCTGGTAGAACTCAACTAGTAAATTTTTTCTTAGTAAATAAGGATAGATATTTTGTTGATCTTCCAGGATATGGATTTGCTAAAGTACCAGCAAATATTAAGAAAAATTGGGGTAATATCATATCAGAATACTTAAACTCTGAAAGGAAAAAAGTGGTTTTTGTTTTGCTAGATATTAGACGTGTTCCAAGTGGTGAGGATATAGAAATGCTTGAATATTTAGAGCATTATAACATAGAATACTATATAATATTTACAAAGTGTGATAAATTATCAAATAATGAAAAATTTAGACAGTTAAAGGAAATTAAGAAAAAATTAGAGTTTAGTAATGAAGATGTATTTTTTCATTCATCATTAAAAAATATTGGTACAGCAGAAATACTAGATTTCATTGATAAACTATAA